Part of the Planctomyces sp. SH-PL62 genome, ACACAAGTAACAAGGTTATATTGTTAGGGAGAAAAAGAGTCAAGCAGGACAAGGACTTACGACGAATTTCCTCCCCGCGATATCGGTGCTTCCTCCCCGGAGTATCGGTGCTTCCTCCCCGCGATATCGGTGCTTCCTCCCCGGAGTATCGGTGCTTCCTCCCCGCGATATCGGTGCTTCCTCCCCGGAGTATCGGTAGACCCTGCCGCTTGTGCGAGTCGGGACCGAGACGATCCGGGTCGACCGCCGAGCCGCGACGGACGGCGGTCCCGCAGCCGCCCTGATGGCTCGAATTTCCTCCCCAGGCCATCGGTGGGTCATCGCTCGGGAAGCGACGGCTTCTGGCAAGCTGGATGGACGCGGGGGATGGGGTGATTGGCTCGATGCGGCGGAAGGATCAAGAAGTGGAGGGCGGCGAGGTCGTCTCGGCCGAGGGATAGCGAAGCGTGCTGAAAATGTCGAAAACGGACGAAAAAAGTTCGTAAACTTAAAACATGCAGTTGTAAATGGAAGGCGCGCGTGTTCTAGTCCCTGGAGAATCGGCCTGGGCGGGGACCCCAGCGGAAATGGCGGCTTTCGTCCGGGCGATCGCGGAACCTAATGGAGGCCAGACCATGATCGCCGTCGCGTCTCGTCGATTGGAGCGGAATTCGACCTGCGCCTTGACGTTTCTCGTCCTCTCCTGGGCCGTCCCCGCCTTCGCGGGAGGGGGCAATGTGTTACCCCCGACAGCCAGGCCGCACGGCTATTCGCTGACGGACCTGGCCAGGATCACGGGGGTCTTCAACGGGGCTTCGCCGCGGGACGGGGTCTCGCCGACGGAGGGGACGCCGTTCGAGATGCTCTATGCGCGGGCGAACGGCGACAAGGTCTTCCACGTGGATCCGGGCACGACGCTCTACGTCCCGGTCGCCTACTCCGTCGGCGACGGGATCGACGTAGACGACAAGGCGGCGGTCGCCAACCTCTACTTCAGCCCGGAGAAGTACGGAGCGGACTACATCGAGATCGTCGTCGACGGCCGGGTCGCGTCGCTGATCCGGTTCGGCTATCCGGTCGGGGCGTTCCTGCCCCTTGATGGGGGCGGCACGCTGGACTATTCCACCGTCGCCGCCTTCCTCTCGCCCCTGACGCCGGGGACGCACAAGGTGACGATCCGGGCCCTGTTCGACGGCGCCCTACTGGGCGGGGGCACCTTCGAATATTCGGACACGTACACCGTGGTCGTGGACCGGCCGGGTCGTTGTCGCTGACCCGGCGCGGCCGCCCGGGCAAGGAGTTCGCGTGGTCGATTCGGGCGAGTTTTCCGGTACCGTCTTGCACGAGGGAATTGGGAGCACTACAAATGTCTTCGACTTCGATGCGAGGGGTTCCCCTCGCTTGCGGTCCGGGCTCCCCCCCGACGGATGCATGCGGACCTGGAAGTTTCGTTCCTCGATCGACCACCCTTCGACGGAGGCGGCATGCCCTGGAAGCGACGCGTCATCGCGCTGGCCCTGCTCGCTTCGATCGCGCCGACGACGTTCGGCCGGGACGCCGATGAGGCCGAGGCCCGGCCGGAGCCTCCGGACAAGGTCTCGAACGACGACCCCGGTCGCCCGTTGCAGATGCCGCCGGCGACCACCGAGGTCAAGGAGGCGCTCGAGGATTTCGAGCGGTTTCGGAAGCGAGGCGCGTGGGAACGGGCCCTCAAGGCGCTCTACTCGATCAACGACGACCAGGCCCTCCGATTCGTCGACGGCTCGGACGGGTTCATCATCCCCGTGGCGAGGAAGCGCCGCGAGGTCCTGACCGCCCTCCCCCCCGAGGGCCAGGCCGCCTACCGTCTGTTCTACGACGCCGAGGCTCGTAAGCTGTTCGAGCAGGCCCAGGGGGACGCCGAGCAGGCGAACCTGGAGCGGATCTACTCGGCCTACTTCACGACGACGGTCGGGGCCGCGGCCGCTGATCGGCTGGGCGACCTCGACTTCGAGCAGGGCCGGTTCGACCGCGCGGCCGACTGCTGGCTCTCCATCCTCCGCGACCGCCCCGACGCCGACGTCCCCGCCGCGACGGTCGCCGTCAAGGCCGCGATCGCCCTCTTCCGGGCCGGCCGACGATCGGAGTTCGACCAACTCCGGGCCGAGATCGAGGATCGCCACCGCGACGAGCCCACGACCCTCGGCGGCGAGACCGCCACGCCCCCCGAATGGCTCCGCCGCCTCGTCGACGCCCCGGCCCCGGACACCGCCGCCTCGGAGGGATCGGAGCGTAAGGACGGTCAGTCCGACGCGCCGCTCGAACTGGCCGATCCCGCCACGCCCGCCTGGCAGTTCAGGATCGCCGACTCGATCGAGGCGGGGATGGGCCCCGTCGAGCTCAATCAGTGGCGTTCCAGCCCGCTCAACTCGGCCCGGCCCGCCGCGGCCGTGGATGGGAAGACGCTCTATCTAAACTACCTGGGGCGAATCCTGGCGATCGACCTGGAGTCGGGCCGGCTGCGATGGCGGACCGAATCATTCCATCAGGTCGAGCAGCTCTCGTCGCAGCCCGCCGGCCAGATGCTCGACCCCACCCGGTTCGCGATCCTGGCGCGCGGCGAACGGCTCTGGACCGTCTCGCGGGATATGAAGGATCAGAACTACATGCCGGCGTTCCGGCTCGAATGCCGGCGGGCCGAGGACGGCGAGGTCGTCTGGAAGCTGGCGGACCTGCCCGAATACGCGGGCTACGCACCGTCGGGACCGCCGATCCTGGAGGACGGCAAGCTGTTCGTCCCGGTCAAGATCCAGCAGAACCAGCCGCTCCCCGAGCAATGGGTCCTGGCGCTCCGGCCCGAGGACGGCCGCCTGATCTGGAAGACGCAGGTCGCCGTCTCGCGCCAGGGCCAGCCGATGTACTCGTACTACAACCGCCCCGATCAATCGCCCCAGGTCCGGCTGCTCCTGAAGTCCGGGGCGCTGTACGTCGACACCCACGTCGGCCTTCTGGCCCGGCTCGACGCCGATTCCGGGATGCTCGACTGGGGATACGGCTACGAGACGGCCCCGGTGGAGACGGAACGCTACTTTTTCTACGGCAACCAGACTCAAGAGCCCCAGGCGGCCGGCGAGCCCCCACGCGAGCACGGCGACGCGCTCGTGTTCAAGGGGGTCCAGTCGAGCCGGATTTACGCGATCGACCCCAACCGGATGACGGTCGCGTGGCGACGGCCGTTCGGCAAGGCGTCCCGCGTGCTCGGGGCCGACGACCGCTCGATCTATCTCGGCGGCGAGGAGCTGGCCGCTCTCGACGCGCAGACCCGGACGCTCTCCTGGGCGACGCGACTTCCCGGCGGCAGCCTCCAGGGTTCCGTCCTGATCGGCGCCAACGGCGTCTGGCAGGCGACGCCCCGGGGCGTCTTCGAACTCGACCCCGCCACGGGGCGGGTGCGGCGGATCTTCCGGGGTGAGGACCTCGGCGCCGAGACGGGCGATCTGATCCTGGCCGGCGACCGGCTGCTGACCATTTCCAACCGCGCGATCACCGCCTACCCGAGGCGGCCGGCGGACGCCCGCGAGGCGTCGCGACCGGACCCGCCGGCGAATCCCCCGCAGGAGGACCCCTCGCGATGAAGCCCCCCCGCGCGTCCTGGAAATCCGCCGCGCACCCCCCGGCCTGGCTTGCGTCGGCGGCCCTCGCCTGCGCGTTCGTCGGCTTCGGACCGATCGCGCCTTCGCCCGCCGCCGCCCAGGTCCCGGCCGGGGCCCAGGAAGCCGAAGGCCTCTGGGTTCTGGGCAAAGGGACGGCGTCGGCCCGGCCGAGCCTCGTCGAGATCGACCTGGACGTCTCCGCCGCCGCCGAGCTGACCGGCGACGCCATCGTGAAGTTCCGGGACGCCAAGAAGCGCGTCCACGACGCCTTCGCGGCCCTGAAGCTCCCGGGCGTGACCATCGACGAACGCGGGCTCCTCCTGGACCAGAAAGGGGCGGCGTTCAACCCCTACATGATGGATTACGGGGTCCAGTCCAAGGCCAGGAGCGAGGTCCAGCTCTCGCGCAAGCTGGTGGTGAAGGCGACCGGAATCCAGGCGATGGAGGAGGAGGCGGTCCTCCAGCTCGTCGGCCGGCTGCTCGACGTCGCGCAGGACGCCGGGGCGCACGTGGGCCCGCCGGGCAACGCCGCGATGATGGCCTATCGCTTCGGGACCACGTCGACGACCGCCCTCGTCCGCTTCGTCGTCGAGGACCACGAAGCGCTCAGGGAACAGGCCTACGCCAAGGCCGCGGCCGACGCCCGCGGCCGCGCCGAGCGGCTCGCCCGGCTCAACGGCGTGACCCTCGGCCCGGTGCTCTCCGTCCGCGAGGTCCCGACGGCCTCGAACTCGGGCTCGGGCTCGTCGCAGTCGATCTACGCCCTGATGTACGGCATCGCCCCGTCCCAGGCGACGGACGACGACGCCGACGACCGGCTGACGACCGCGAAGTTCCAGGAGGTGCCGATCCACGTCGAACTCCAGGTCCGGTTCGCGATCGCGCCGGTCGATCCCAAGACGATCCGCTCCGAGGGCATCAAGCCATGAGCCCGTCCCCGAGCGGACTCGATCTGGCGCATTTCGGCCTCGGCTCCCGCCGCGCGTTCCTGAGGCGTTGCGCCGTGGCCGTCCCGACGCTGGCGGCCGGCGGGGGCTGGCTGGCCGGGACCGTCGCGGGGCTGTCGGCCGAGGAAGTCCTCCCCAAGCACGTCACGCCCGAGACGATCCGGGCCGTGCTGAAAGGCCTGGATTACCTGACCTCGCAGCAGGCCGACGACGGCTCGTGGATCACCGGCGGCGGCCAGACCTACCCGGTGGCGATGACCGGACTGGCCGGGACCGCCCTCCTGGCCCACGGCGACACCCCCCACGCGCGGCAAGTATTCCCGATCCGTCCAGGGGGCCGTCGAGTTCCTGGTCCGCTGCGCCACGCCGAGCGGCCTGATCACCGGGCCGGGCCAGGACGGCGGCATCCCGATGCACGGCCACGGCTTCGCGCTCATGTTCCTGGCCAGCGTCTACGGCATGATCACCAAGGAGGCCCTGCGCAAGCAGGTGCAGACGGCCGTCCGCAAGGCCGTCGTCCTCACCAGCCAGGGCCAGAGCGGCGCCGGCGGCTGGACGTACACCCCCGGCTCCGGCGACGAAGGGTCGGTGACCGTCACCCAGGTCCAGGCGCTCCGCGCCGCCCAGAACGCCGGCTTCCTGGTCCCGCAGGCGGTGATCGAGGAGGCGGTGAAGTACCTGGACAAGTGCCGCACGCCCGAGGGGGGCATCCAGTACTCGCTCTCCAGCCCCACCGGGCCCCGGTTGGCGATCTCGGCCGCCGCCGTCGCCACCCTCTACAACGCCGGCCAGTTCGACGGCCCCATCGCCACCGACTGCCTGAAATACGTCTGGGACCAGTTCCGAGCCAACGAACAGTGGAGCAAGGGAGGCGGGCACGACTACTACGCCCACCTCTACGCCTCTCAGGGCTTCTACATGGCCGGCGACGCCTACTGGGACGAGTACTTCCCCAAGGCCCGAGACCAGCTCATCGCCCAGCAGCAGCCCGACGGCTCCTGGCAAGGCGACGGAATCGGCCAGGTTTTCGGTACGTCCGTCGCGACGATCATCCTTCAACTGCCGTTCAAATTCCTCCCGGTCTTCCAGCGCTGATCCGATTCGAACCGTTTAGGGGACGCACCTTGAGCACCGCCGACGATGAGCTGGACCTGTCCGAGCTGGACGGGCTGAGGACGATCCACGACGAGATCCGCCGCCAGATCTCCCTCCGCATCGTCGGCCAGGACGAGGTCGTCGAACAACTCCTCATGGCCGTCTTCGCGAGGGGGCACTGCATCCTGGAAGGGGTGCCCGGACTCGCCAAGACCCTGATGGTCCACGCGCTGGCGGACTCGCTCTCGCTGGAGTTCAACCGGATCCAGTTCACGCCCGACCTGATGCCCAGCGACATCACCGGGACCGAGGTCCTCCACGAGGACCGCCAGAGCGGCGCCCGCGAGCTCCGGTTCGTGCACGGGCCGATCTTCGCCAACCTGATCCTCGCCGACGAGATCAACCGCACGCCGCCCAAGACCCAGGCCGCGCTCCTGGAGGCCATGCAGGAGCGGCAGGTCACCGCCGGCGGCCGTCGCCACATGCTCCCCGA contains:
- a CDS encoding PQQ-binding-like beta-propeller repeat protein; protein product: MPWKRRVIALALLASIAPTTFGRDADEAEARPEPPDKVSNDDPGRPLQMPPATTEVKEALEDFERFRKRGAWERALKALYSINDDQALRFVDGSDGFIIPVARKRREVLTALPPEGQAAYRLFYDAEARKLFEQAQGDAEQANLERIYSAYFTTTVGAAAADRLGDLDFEQGRFDRAADCWLSILRDRPDADVPAATVAVKAAIALFRAGRRSEFDQLRAEIEDRHRDEPTTLGGETATPPEWLRRLVDAPAPDTAASEGSERKDGQSDAPLELADPATPAWQFRIADSIEAGMGPVELNQWRSSPLNSARPAAAVDGKTLYLNYLGRILAIDLESGRLRWRTESFHQVEQLSSQPAGQMLDPTRFAILARGERLWTVSRDMKDQNYMPAFRLECRRAEDGEVVWKLADLPEYAGYAPSGPPILEDGKLFVPVKIQQNQPLPEQWVLALRPEDGRLIWKTQVAVSRQGQPMYSYYNRPDQSPQVRLLLKSGALYVDTHVGLLARLDADSGMLDWGYGYETAPVETERYFFYGNQTQEPQAAGEPPREHGDALVFKGVQSSRIYAIDPNRMTVAWRRPFGKASRVLGADDRSIYLGGEELAALDAQTRTLSWATRLPGGSLQGSVLIGANGVWQATPRGVFELDPATGRVRRIFRGEDLGAETGDLILAGDRLLTISNRAITAYPRRPADAREASRPDPPANPPQEDPSR
- a CDS encoding SIMPL domain-containing protein (The SIMPL domain is named for its presence in mouse protein SIMPL (signalling molecule that associates with mouse pelle-like kinase). Bacterial member BP26, from Brucella, was shown to assemble into a channel-like structure, while YggE from E. coli has been associated with resistance to oxidative stress.); its protein translation is MKPPRASWKSAAHPPAWLASAALACAFVGFGPIAPSPAAAQVPAGAQEAEGLWVLGKGTASARPSLVEIDLDVSAAAELTGDAIVKFRDAKKRVHDAFAALKLPGVTIDERGLLLDQKGAAFNPYMMDYGVQSKARSEVQLSRKLVVKATGIQAMEEEAVLQLVGRLLDVAQDAGAHVGPPGNAAMMAYRFGTTSTTALVRFVVEDHEALREQAYAKAAADARGRAERLARLNGVTLGPVLSVREVPTASNSGSGSSQSIYALMYGIAPSQATDDDADDRLTTAKFQEVPIHVELQVRFAIAPVDPKTIRSEGIKP
- a CDS encoding prenyltransferase/squalene oxidase repeat-containing protein, with the translated sequence MHGHGFALMFLASVYGMITKEALRKQVQTAVRKAVVLTSQGQSGAGGWTYTPGSGDEGSVTVTQVQALRAAQNAGFLVPQAVIEEAVKYLDKCRTPEGGIQYSLSSPTGPRLAISAAAVATLYNAGQFDGPIATDCLKYVWDQFRANEQWSKGGGHDYYAHLYASQGFYMAGDAYWDEYFPKARDQLIAQQQPDGSWQGDGIGQVFGTSVATIILQLPFKFLPVFQR